The Garra rufa chromosome 18, GarRuf1.0, whole genome shotgun sequence genome window below encodes:
- the gltpd2a gene encoding ceramide-1-phosphate transfer protein: MPPRRRQCVVSALMLSLLLFLSSLWLPQGTVQKCEDSWRPCLNMYAPTRQVAPDDVPEELGGNDIIGECAGQQFQVSRLLLHLNSALGPASDVLLEPYLLCWEELIKFMEALGPLVGFFTHKVEEKITLIRQLSLEESARLNLTADDPQRVAPPPLHAYSSVRSMLEAELHRGVVSFDTQTPSGSRTLLRLHRSLLWLQLLLEKLGTEPEERSMGELCRDAYLEVLAPHHPWLVQRAAELVFHAMPDRSVFLQLVCVNTQEEAEPVMRVVVATIREVHQRTQKELEIRNMLDLP, translated from the exons ATGCCGCCTCGCCGGCGTCAGTGTGTGGTGAGCGCGCTCATGTTGAGTCTGCTGCTGTTTCTCAGCTCACTGTGGCTGC CTCAAGGGACCGTTCAGAAGTGCGAGGACTCGTGGCGGCCTTGTCTAAACATGTACGCACCAACCAGACAG GTGGCTCCTGATGACGTTCCTGAGGAGCTCGGAGGAAATGACATCATCGGAGAATGTGCTGGACAGCAGTTCCAGGTGTCCCGCCTCCTGCTGCATCTAAACTCCGCCCTCGGCCCCGCCTCCGACGTGCTGCTGGAGCCCTATCTGCTCTGCTGGGAGGAGCTCATCAA GTTCATGGAGGCCCTGGGTCCTCTGGTGGGCTTTTTCACTCATAAAGTCGAGGAGAAGATCACACTCATCCGACAGCTCTCCCTGGAAGAATCCGCCAGACTGAATTTAACGGCTGACGATCCTCAGCGCGTAGCCCCGCCCCCTCTGCACGCCTACAGCTCCGTGAGGTCCatgctggaggcggagcttcacAGGGGCGTGGTTTCCTTTGACACGCAAACACCCTCCGGCAGTCGGACTTTGCTCCGCCTCCACCGCTCGTTGTTATGGTTACAGCTGCTGCTGGAGAAGCTGGGGACTGAGCCTGAAGAACGGAGCATGGGTGAGCTTTGCCGCGACGCCTACCTGGAGGTTTTGGCGCCGCATCACCCCTGGCTGGTGCAGCGCGCGGCCGAGCTGGTGTTCCACGCGATGCCAGACCGCAGTGTATTCTTGCAGCTGGTGTGCGTGAACACGCAGGAGGAGGCGGAGCCTGTGATGCGCGTTGTTGTCGCGACAATCCGCGAAGTTCACCAACGGACTCAGAAAGAGCTGGAGATCAGAAACATGCTGGACCTGCCTTAA
- the LOC141290709 gene encoding alpha-2,8-sialyltransferase 8E-like, giving the protein MALAFRRLVFRLLMVLVVFQGVCVIFYYTRNTHWPRDGVTDVLQQQRCAKLRHKFTILKPAKSIQLQNFTRELSDFMSCPYKLNTTEREINRMRLQFCCNATGSLYLTKRNTAINQTIPYETSTVKTYKMNAGIHRMLPEDFPWSGRRLGRCAVVGSGGILKNSSCGREIDSADYVIRFNLASINDSDVGLKTDLITINPSQIRSVFKNLGQNPDPLVERISVYGNASLIMPAFAYTFCTGQSLKTLRVLHPVRPQQPVVFFSPEYLRALDRFWKRRGLKEVRLSTGFMLISTAMELCDNVHVYGFWPFGTDLQDNPVPYHYYDELKPHRYMHSMPEEFVRLLQLHSQGALTLHLQPCSSDAR; this is encoded by the exons ATGGCATTGGCTTTTCGCCGGCTCGTCTTCAGGCTGCTTATGGTCCTGGTCGTCTTTCAGGGGGTGTGTGTGATCTTTTATTACACACGCAACACTCACTGGCCAAG GGATGGGGTGACGGATGTGCTTCAGCAGCAGCGCTGCGCTAAACTTAGACACAAGTTTACCATTCTCAAACCAGCCAAAAG TATACAGCTGCAAAATTTCACACGAGAGCTGTCAGATTTCATGAGCTGTCCGTACAAATTAAACACAACTGAGCGGGAGATCAACAG AATGAGGTTGCAGTTTTGCTGTAACGCCACGGGATCGTTATACCTCACCAAACGAAACACCGCTATCAATCAGACCATCCCATATGAAACAAGCACAGTAAAAACGTACAAAATGAATGCAGGCATTCACAGAATGCTGCCTGAG GATTTCCCCTGGAGCGGTCGTCGTCTGGGTCGGTGTGCTGTGGTCGGCAGCGGCGggattctgaagaacagcagctgtGGACGTGAGATCGACAGCGCAGACTACGTCATACG GTTTAATTTGGCGTCAATTAATGACAGCGATGTTGGGCTGAAGACGGATCTCATAACCATCAACCCCAGTCAGATTCGGTCAGT ATTTAAAAACCTGGGCCAGAATCCGGATCCGTTGGTGGAGCGGATCAGTGTGTACGGGAACGCCTCCCTCATTATGCCCGCCTTTGCCTACACCTTCTGCACTGGACAGTCCCTCAAAACTCTCAGAGTCCTCCATCCAGTCAGACCTCAGCAGCCGGTGGTGTTCTTCAGCCCTGAGTACCTGCGGGCACTGGACCGTTTCTGGAAGAGGCGTGGCCTGAAGGAGGTCCGCCTCTCCACTGGGTTTATGTTAATTAGCACGGCGATGGAACTGTGTGACAACGTGCACGTGTACGGATTCTGGCCGTTCGGCACCGACCTGCAGGACAATCCCGTCCCGTACCATTATTACGACGAGTTGAAGCCGCACCGCTACATGCACTCGATGCCGGAGGAGTTTGTGCGGCTTCTGCAGCTCCACAGCCAGGGGGCGCTGACACTGCACCTGCAGCCCTGCTCCTCGGACGCGCGCTGA